The Anguilla anguilla isolate fAngAng1 chromosome 4, fAngAng1.pri, whole genome shotgun sequence genome has a window encoding:
- the LOC118224499 gene encoding E3 ubiquitin-protein ligase RNF126-like has translation MAEAPLRPSRFFCHRCSAEISPRLPDYTCPQCDSGFIEELPEERSAENGTTSTATSSDQNRHPFENVDQHLFTFPPGYGQFALGVFDETFDFGAGLSSEDNRETESRRERELASRQRYGARQPRGRHVPRRQPGRHEGVPTLEGIIQQLVNGIIAPTAMPNIGVGPWGVLHSNPMDYAWGANGLDAIITQLLNQFENTGPPPADREKIKNLPTVQVTEEHVGSGLECPVCKEDYSAGENVRQLPCNHLFHNDCIVPWLEQHDTCPVCRKSLSGQNTATNPPGLSGMNFSSSSSSSSSSSPGNDNTSSNS, from the exons ATGGCGGAAGCTCCCCTACGGCCCAGCCGGTTTTTCTGTCACCGATGTTCGGCAGAGATCAGCCCTCGTCTCCCG GATTACACATGTCCCCAGTGTGATTCAGGATTCATTGAGGAGCTACCAGAAGAAAGAAG CGCTGAAAATGGGACCACGTCCACAGCTACCAGCAGCGATCAGAACCGGCATCCGTTTGAG aatGTGGACCAGCACTTGTTTACATTCCCCCCCGGGTACGGCCAGTTCGCTCTCGGGGTCTTCGACGAGACCTTCGACTTTGGAGCGGGGCTGTCGTCCGAGGACAACCGGGAAACGGAGAGCCGGCGGGAACGCGAGCTGGCGTCACGGCAACGGTACGGCGCCAGGCAACCACGCGGGCGCCATGTCCCGCGGCGGCAACCGGGAAGACATGAGGGAGTGCCCACGTTAGAGGG AATAATTCAGCAGCTAGTCAACGGGATAATCGCTCCAACAGCAATGCCAAATATTGGTGTGGGACCCTG GGGCGTGCTGCACTCAAACCCAATGGACTATGCATGGGGTGCCAACGGGCTTGATGCAATTATCACACAG TTATTAAACCAGTTTGAGAACACCGGCCCTCCCCCAGCGGACAGAGAGAAGATCAAGAACCTTCCCACAGTCCAGGTCACAGAGGAGCACGTGG GCTCAGGTCTCGAATGTCCAGTGTGTAAAGAGGACTACAGTGCAGGGGAAAACGTTAGGCAACTTCCATGCAATCATTTGTTTCACAATGACTGTATAGTACCTTGGCTGGAACAG CACGACACGTGTCCAGTGTGCCGGAAAAGCCTAAGCGGACAGAACACAGCCACCAATCCTCCAGGTCTATCAGGGATGaacttctcctcttcctcctcctcttcctcatccagCTCGCCCGGCAATGACAACACCTCCAGCaattcgtaa
- the bsg gene encoding basigin yields MALLWVFGVFLMFLFRASALTAGFIKSPLSQMKLVEDSAELHCEVTGDPIPEVQWWYIEGEESNETFTHLFDGAWGDRVRINATYVHHATSALRVSELAPSDTGTYECRASNDPDRNDLRKTPKVKWIRSQANVIVFEYPLILISPPEVNNVTSAVLTCNLTNPLSAVKGHYWAKNGKVIEATKVDTSETYIEYNMPKIDSHSGGEYSCVFLCTPEVSNKILVKTPLHVAAYKHSEHGNENDKGALVCVSHSYPLPTDWKWYAVRGENGEKEAIVNGTDKYDIKSTPNKTTLYIYDLDIQQDMGDYVCYGEGEMGWASDQIHLRVRSRLAALWPFLGIVAEVIVLITIIFIYEKRRKPDDINDDDDSGSAPLKSNSSTNHKEKNVRQRNSN; encoded by the exons ATGGCGCTGCTGTGGGTTTTCGGTGTTTTCCTGATGTTCTTGTTCAGAGCCAGTGCCCTGACAG CGGGATTCATCAAATCCCCCCTGTCCCAGATGAAGCTGGTAGAGGACAGTGCGGAGCtgcactgtgaggtcacaggcgACCCCATCCCCGAGGTGCAGTGGTGGTACATCGAGGGGGAGGAGTCTAACGAGACCTTCACCCACCTCTTTGACGGGGCGTGGGGGGACCGGGTGCGGATCAACGCCACGTACGTCCACCACGCCACCAGCGCCCTCCGCGTCTCCGAGCTCGCGCCCAGCGACACGGGCACCTACGAGTGCCGGGCCTCCAACGACCCGGACCGCAACGACCTCCGGAAGACCCCCAAAGTCAAGTGGATCCGCTCGCAGGCTAACGTTATCGTTTTCGAGT ACCCTTTGATCTTGATCAGCCCTCCCGAGGTGAACAATGTGACCTCGGCGGTTCTCACCTGCAACCTCACCAACCCGCTGTCGGCCGTCAAAGGTCACTACTGGGCCAAAAACGGGAAGGTGATCGAGGCAACCAAGGTGGACACTTCAGAGACATACATCGAGTACAA cATGCCGAAGATTGACAGCCACTCTGGAGGAGAGTACAGCTGTGTCTTTCTCTGCACTCCAGAGGTCAGCAACAAGATTCTGGTGAAAA ctCCCCTCCACGTCGCCGCGTACAAGCACTCTGAGCACGGCAACGAGAACGACAAGGGCGCGCTGGTGTGCGTGAGCCACAGCTACCCGCTGCCCACCGACTGGAAGTGGTACGCCGTCCGCGGGGAGAACGGGGAGAAAGAG gccatcGTTAACGGAACGGACAAGTACGACATCAAGAGCACGCCCAACAAGACCACCCTGTACATCTACGACCTGGACATCCAGCAGGACATGGGGGACTACGTGTGCTACGGCGAGGGCGAGATGGGCTGGGCCTCGGACCAGATCCACCTGCGCGTGCGCAGCCGCCTGGCCGCCCTCTGGCCCTTCCTCGGCATCGTGGCCGAGGTCATCGTCCTCATCACCATCATCTTCATCTACGAGAAGAGGAGAAAGCCAGACGACATTAACGACG ATGACGACTCAGGCTCCGCCCCACT GAAGAGCAACTCCTCCACCAACCACAAAGAGAAAAACGTGCGACAGAGGAACTCCAATTAA